In Aptenodytes patagonicus chromosome 6, bAptPat1.pri.cur, whole genome shotgun sequence, one genomic interval encodes:
- the TF gene encoding serotransferrin — protein sequence MKFVLSTVLSFGIAALCFAAPPKASIKWCTISSAEENKCNSLRDHMQHESVALSCLQKATYLDCIKAISNNEADAISLDSGQVFEAGLAPYKLKPIAAEVYEQSEGSTIIYYTVAVVKKGTGFTINDLQGKTSCHTGLGRSAGWNIPIGTLLHRGDIKWDGKDSGSIEQAVANFFSASCVPGATTEQKLCRQCKGDSKTKCSRTAPYSGYSGAFHCLKDGKGDVAFVKHTTVQENAPEEKDEYELLCLDGRRQPVDNYKVCHWATVPAHAVVARDDSKVDDIWSFLSKAQEKFGVGTTSTFQLFGPPGKKDPSLKDLLFKDSAIQLKRIPPLMDSQLYLGFKYYSAIQSLQRDQMNSNRRENKTRWCAVGKNEKSKCDLWSVVSNGEVECTVADNTKDCIIKIMKGEADAISLDGGFVYTAGVCGLVPVMGESYEDDSQCSKAEGEPASYFAVAVVKKSDSVITWNNLQGKKSCHTAVGRTAGWNIPMGLIHNKTGNCNFDEYFSEGCAPGSPPNSRLCQLCKGSGGVPPEKCVASSHEKYYGYTGAFRCLVERGDVAFIKHSIVEENTDGKNKEDWAKNLKMDEFELLCTNGQRANIMAYRDCHLAKVPTHAVITRPEKAKKVRELLERQEKLFGTKGIEKDRFKMFESQTKDLLFKDLTKCLVKLRDGITYKEFLGDQYYASVASLNTCNPSDLLQVCTFLQDK from the exons ATGAAATTCGTACTCTCTACTGTGCTGTCCTTTGGGATAGCAG ctctgtgttttgctgctcCCCCCAAGGCAAGCATCAAATGGTGCACAATATCCTCAGCAGAAGAGAACAAATGCAATAGCCTAAGGGATCACATGCAACACGAGAGTGTTGCACTGAGTTGCCTGCAGAAAGCAACGTACCTTGACTGCATAAAAGCCATTTCG aaTAATGAAGCAGATGCCATTAGCTTGGACAGTGGTCAAGTTTTTGAGGCAGGCCTTGCCCCCTACAAGCTGAAGCCCATTGCTGCTGAGGTCTACGAACAAAGTGAAG GCTCCACAATCATCTACTACACCGTGGCCGTTGTGAAGAAAGGAACAGGCTTCACAATAAATGACTTGCAAGGCAAGACCTCCTGCCACACGGGCCTGGGCAGGTCTGCTGGCTGGAACATCCCCATTGGGACACTCCTCCACCGGGGAGACATCAAGTGGGATGGCAAAGACTCAGGCTCCATTGAGCAAG CGGTGGCCAATTTTTTCTCTGCCAGCTGCGTGCCTGGTGCCACCACTGAACAAAAACTGTGCCGTCAGTGCAAGGGGGACTCCAAAACCAAATGTTCCCGCACAGCACCTTATTCTGGATATTCTGGAGCTTTTCA CTGTCTGAAAGATGGAAAAGGAGATGTGGCTTTTGTGAAACACACAACTGTTCAAG aaAATGCCCCGGAGGAGAAGGATGAGTATGAGCTGCTGTGTCTGGATGGCCGCCGTCAGCCTGTGGACAACTACAAAGTCTGTCACTGGGCCACGGTGCCTGCCCACGCTGTTGTGGCTCGAGATGATAGCAAGGTTGATGACATCTGGAGCTTTCTTTCAAAAGCACAG GAAAAATTTGGTGTGGGCACAACCAGCACCTTCCAGCTCTTTGGGCCACCTGGCAAGAAGGACCCAAGCCTcaaagacttgcttttcaaagacTCTGCTATACAGCTGAAGCGTATCCCACCACTGATGGATTCCCAGCTCTACCTGGGCTTTAAGTATTACAGTGCCATCCAGAGCCTTCAGAGAG ATCAGATGAACTCCAACCGCAGAGAAAACAAGACACGGTGGTGTGCAGTAGGCAAGAATGAGAAGAGCAAGTGTGACCTCTGGAGTGTGGTGAGCAACGGGGAGGTGGAGTGTACCGTGGCAGACAACACCAAGGACTGCATTATTAAGATCATg aaaggtGAAGCAGATGCTATCAGCTTAGATGGAGGTTTTGTCTATACTGCTGGTGTATGTGGCTTGGTGCCAGTGATGGGAGAAAGCTATGAGG aTGACAGTCAATGCAGCAAAGCAGAAGGAGAACCAG CATCCTACTTTGCTGTGGCTGTTGTGAAGAAATCTGACAGCGTTATCACATGGAACAATCTACAGGGCAAGAAGTCATGCCACACCGCTGTTGGGAGAACTGCTGGCTGGAACATCCCCATGGGCTTGATTCACAACAAGACGGGGAACTGCAATTTCG ATGAATACTTCAGTGAGGGTTGTGCTCCCGGGTCTCCTCCTAACTCCcgcctctgccagctctgcaaggGCTCAGGGGGGGTCCCACCGGAGAAGTGTGTCGCCAGCAGCCATGAGAAATACTATGGATACACTGGAGCTTTCCG GTGTCTGGTCGAGCGGGGGGATGTGGCCTTTATTAAGCATTCAATCGTTGAGGAAAACACTGATG gcaaaaataaagaaGACTGGgccaaaaatctgaaaatggaCGAATTTGAGTTGCTGTGCACTAATGGGCAACGGGCAAATATCATGGCTTACAGGGACTGCCACCTGGCCAAAGTTCCTACCCATGCTGTGATCACACGCcctgagaaagcaaaaaaagtccGTGAGCTGCTGGAGAGGCAAGAG aaactgtttGGAACAAAAGGAATCGAGAAAGACAGGTTCAAGATGTTTGAGTCTCAGACGAAGGACCTTCTCTTTAAAGACTTGACCAAGTGTCTGGTCAAACTCCGCGATGGAATAACATACAAGGAATTCCTCGGAGATCAATACTATGCTTCAGTTGCTAGCCTCAATACCTGCAATCCATCAG ATCTCCTCCAGGTGTGCACCTTCCTTCAGGACAAGTAG